The genomic stretch TTCCACGTTACTGATAAATATATGTGCACATCTACATGATTCCTTCATTGTACACTGCAAACAGCTCATCGACCTATAATATTCAATTCGATTTcgacatatatatatacatatcaaagcctctCTTTCTTTCTCGCAGTCGAAAGGGAAATTAATATATATAGCCGAGAAATTATTAACGGTGAAGAAGATGTTGGAGAAGCAGAAGGCGGGTGATGCATTGCCGTTGACTTCCCTGAACCACATCTCCATCCTCTGCAAATCGGTCGAGTCCTCTCTCCGTTTCTTCCAAAATGTGCTCGGCTTCGTCCCCATCAGAAGGCCCAGCTCCTTCAGTTTCGACGGCGCATGGTGTGTGCGCGCGCGCGCATGAGGTTTATTTAATTTACAGTATTTGATTCCATCACTCGTTGATCTGCAGGTTGTTCAACTACGGGGTTGGAATTCACTTGATACAGTCGGAGAATCCGAGTGATTTGCCAGCAGCGAAGGGAGAAATCAATCCCAAAGACAGCCATATCTCCTTCCAGGTACAGAACTGCAAACAAATTAAAATGATATATTTGTTAACGATGGCGATGGGAAGTAGGGTTTCGAACGAGCTAAGACAAGTTAAACTTTAGGTCGTTCGAACTTATTTGATAAAGTACTTAAAACAGTTGTTTAAATttggtttgatttattttttaagagTTTGAATTTGGTAGAGTTTAAATGTTTTCTAGCTTTCAATTCAAGTTCTTTTTTTTATTGTTTGAGTAGTAAATTTGCAGTGTGAGAGCATGGCGTTGGTGGAGAAGAGGCTCAAGGAGATGGGCATATCGTACGTACAGAGCCGAGTGGAGGAGGGAGGAGTCCACGTGGACCAGCTGTTCTTCCATGACCCCGATGAGTTCATGATCGAGGTTTGCAACTGTGACCGACTTCCGGTGATTCCGCTCGCCGCCGGCGATCCTGCGACGGACTGCCAAAGGTCGGATGATGCACTCACGAGCCATATGTCACTGATGCCATGCATAAAGTGTTTTCCTCAGGCAAAAACAACAATTGTTTAACTggaaaaaataaatgaaatgttATCGAGTGATATATATAATATTGTTTGTACGTTAATTATAATCGTGGAAAGAATATATGCATGTATTATTGGAAAAAATAATAATGGTGTATTTAGAGAATGAATGATTGCTTGAGTGTTGCTGCATAGATTGATCAAATGTTTGTTCGATATTATTCTGTGCTGGAATTGATGGGCCAAAAACAAATCCATCGAACATTGCATCGATCTCAAGTCTCCAAGATTTTGGATTGGCCTGGGCTTAATGTGGTGATAAAAGATAaaatgtatttttcaaataatcagGATTTGATTTTCATGCCAGATATGATTGAATTATTCTTGAAGCTGGTGCGCTATGTTAAAAATTATCGGGCATCTTAAATTTATCTGATGGGTGAAATATGGGATCAGATCATCTATCTCAAAATTAATAGGGCTGTAAAATTTGATATATATTGTTGGAgatatgtgaatggagaaaaggtggaaagaaaagaaatactATTGTAAATAAGACTTTAGTcccatattaaaaatttaaaggacatattgattaatttatattgatttaCATACCTTAATAATGTGGACAAATATAAAGGGAGGAATTCTCTTGTGCATGAATGTCGGAttatattgaattaaattaacttaTATACTAGCATGACTTATACAATCTAGTTCCAGGGCTTTTGGTGCCCTTCTTGTCGAAGGGGATATCGCCCGTCTGCATTTCAACCCATCTATGAACAACAACCCCCTAAGGCAAAATTTCGAAGGGGAATAAATAATGAGTTATGGACACTATCATCAGCCCAACAGCAAAATGGAGTCTTATTTGTTATCCCAGAGCAATTGAGACTATTTGATGATACATTTTTCCGCTGGGAAAGGCTCTCACCCAGACTGGAGAAGGAAGGGAAGGGACACAGAATATCCTATCCCAAATAAGAAGAGTATTTTTTGTCGAAGATCCAGCCCAAGGATCCATTATTATCCAGGACATTGCATACAGAGATCTTGAAAAGCTTTCTTGTGATAATGCAAAAAACATTATCCAATGCAAAACGACTACATGAGATTAGCCGCCAAAACAGGAAGACTCTATGTTGGACCAGAGCTCTTTGAAAAATTCTGATTCAAAATGTCAGGAGACCTAGGCAATCGAATTAAAAGGGCatttgatgaaaaatatcctGACTTAACAGTGAGAGTGTTCCCCAGAGTCATTTTCGTACATAAATTCCTGGAGCAAGAATGCAATGATGCAGCTTTCAAAATGTCActaaaaaatctttctttttgcaGTCAAATACCCATACCTGGCTACTATAAAaatcaaggacaagaaaggttaggACTAAGGCAATCAAAAACATTCAAAGGAAAATCACATGACACACATGCAAGAATCGAGAAGAGAAAGCACTTGATCAGAAATAAAAAGTGTAAATGCTACCTATGCGGACAAGAGGGACATTTTGTTTGAGAATGCCCCAATGAGAAGAGAAATATCGAAAGAATAGCAATATTTGAGCAATTGGACATCTCAGAAGATTGTGATATCCTATCTGTATAAGAAGGAGAAAACCAGAGTGATGCTATATATAACATATTTGAAGGAGAAGATATGGAAGACTTAAATAGGTTTATTCAAACCCTTCaccttaattatatatatatatatgttgggaCAAGTAGATGGTGGTTACATGCCACAGATAAAAGTCTCTGATCAACAGTCAAGCTGCCTCCATAATTGGAAGTTAAACAAGAAGATACTACCCCTACAATCTACAACATGTACCTGTTGTAGGAGGGCTATACTCTTCAAAGGGCAAGAATACATTGCCCCGAGTGTTCTATAACGACATGCAATTTATGTAGACCATATTACTTCAACAAAGAAGTACCAGTAGCACCATCCCCTCCAACTCCCTTCTTTCCATAAAATCTTATACAAAAACAAAGATATTATATTACGTAGTGCGAAGGAGAAATAGAACGCTTGCAAAAGGAAGTAGCATATTATAAAAAATAGTTTGAAGAATTGCTATTGGAAAAGGACTCAAGGGCAGAATTCCAAGCcttagaagaagaagaggaggaagctgtAAATATACTTCTCGAAACAACAATTACCAAGACCGTAGCAGCAGCTCCAAGTCAAAGGTTAGTAAAGAATATGCTGTATAATCTGACGGTAGAAATTGAGATCCTAGGGATTCCAAAGTTCCCCCTAAAGGCGATACTAGACACTGGAGCTACAACCTGCTGCGTCGACCAAAGGTCAGTACCAAAGGATGCTCTAGAACAGAATACCTTTAAGGTCAGCTTCAGCAGGATTAATTCCCAACAAAAGGCTAATATGAAGCTAAAGCAAGGAAGAATGACTATAAGTGATAATGTTTTCCTAATACCATATACTTACAGCTTTCCAATGGTACTGGGAGATAATATTCATCTCATAATCGGCTATAATTTTATACGAGCTAGCATGGAGGACTGTGTATTGAAAGAAATACGATAACATTCTATAAAAACTTAATAACTATAAATACCTTATCGTCCATTAATGCAACAGCAATAGAGGAGCTGAAACTGAAAGAAGAAGAATACATATAAATCAAAGAAATGGTCAATTTTTTAGTTGGGCGGGCCAGTTCTGACTTCCAACAAAAAATTAACTTATTATTAAAGGAGCTATATGATCAAGGATATATTTATGAAAACTCCTGACAACATTAAGAAAAGAATAAAATATTTTACCAGCTaaatatcaaaaatttaaattttattattgaaGATAGACCAATCAAACATTTGGTGCCTTAGCAGAAGGAAGTCTTCAGTAAACATATaacattattattaaaatttaacataattcGATCAAATAAAAGTAAACATCGAATCATCACGATTATTATCAATTCTGGACAATGGATCCAAAAATAGTAAAAAAGTAAAAGATAAGACAAAATGAAAAATAAACACACTTTTACAACATTTAAAGATGAATTAAGGTTCATTTGACTTTAGAAAGTAAATAATGCAAGGCAATTGGAACACTTTGTTACAAAAAGTAAAATTTACCTAGCACAATCGATCTCACGGTTATTTATAAAGAGATAGATCGAGAAGGTACTGTTCGACAAATCAACTGGAACACACACCATCGACAGTATGCTGTAAATTCGCAATCTTTGTCTTCTACGTGACAATACAACACAAAAGGGCTCGCCTTTCTGAGCAAACAGGGTAATGATAATATTCAATTTGCAAGCCATTTATTAATTCTGCAAatctttctcttcctttttttttttgaaagtataacctcttttatttttttttttcaaaatcaaaatcaaaatctgaTTAATCTTGTTTCAAGATTGCGCGACAGTCTGAAGTCTGACTAAGGAATCCTTtaccctttttcttttccttaaaaattaaggaatCTGAAGTAGCTCCATTTCACAAAGAACCACTGTGCAGCTGAAATGCAACCATAAACCACTGTGCAGAAGAAAGAAATGATGATCAAGCTATTTACCATTTCCTTCTCTCTTTGTTCGTCACAACTAAAGATGAcagaaagcaacaaaaaaaaaaaaatagactccTGCGTTTCTTTTCAGGCCGAACTACCCTGTTCTCTTCTGTTTACTTGTTTGTAAGACTCTGATCATAAGCAGCTATAGCTAGTAGTGGTAGCTATTAGGGTTTGGTAGTAGTATTTAGTAGACTAGTAACTAATGATAGGTACAGCTTGCTCCTTCCCAAGCTCCTCAGCTGCCAAAGAGCAATTGCTACATTCCAATGGCTCCAGGACTGTAGGACAGACCAGAAGTTAACGATCATGTTTGAACTACTATTGCAGGATATCAGATTCATGAGGTTcttaaatttattgttttaccttGGCGTTGGGATGAAACATGACTTGTAGGCGGTCATGTCGGTGACGGCCGTGAAGGGATCCACGGCGTGGACGGCGGCAATTGATGACTTGGTCGGCGATGTGAAGGGGCTCTCGGGCAAATTGTTCTCCATGCTATTTTAATGTTTCACTCGCAACGATTATGAGATTGAAACAAATGCTCGCAACAACATTGAAAGAACAAATTGGtaatctttttgtttttttttctaccTTTCATGGAAACCGCTATCTTGACTGGGGTAGGAAATAGATCCTGTTTGGCCGGCCACAGAATTAGAGGCGTTCAACATCTGCTCCGCCCCTAAAATGCAAACAGCAGTTACATTCTGAACAAAGACAGGAAGCATCTATGATGTTTCTTCAAATATGGGTCACCTCCAATTGGAGAGTGTTCTTGGCTGCTGCTGCTGTAGCTGCCATTGCCGTTTGAATCAGCTGTCGGTATCGTGATAAACGGAGGAGCTGAGCCGTTCGGAGAGTTGATCGAGGCTGGTGCGGAGGAGGAAAGGCTACGTTTCTTGAGGTCGAGAAGTTGAAGATTCATTAGCCTTCTTGCTTGCAGCTCGATTACCCGCTGCAATTCAAAGGATTGCTGCTGCTCCTCCAGCTTCCTGCGCAGCAGCTCCTGGCCACCATTGTTGTACAGCATCCGAGCTCCTACCACTTCATCAAGATCAAATTTCAGCTAACTCTGAGTTTAAAACGAGGAGAACCGACCGACCAGAAACTAACCGAGCTGCTGAAG from Zingiber officinale cultivar Zhangliang chromosome 5B, Zo_v1.1, whole genome shotgun sequence encodes the following:
- the LOC121986878 gene encoding uncharacterized protein LOC121986878; translation: MLEKQKAGDALPLTSLNHISILCKSVESSLRFFQNVLGFVPIRRPSSFSFDGAWLFNYGVGIHLIQSENPSDLPAAKGEINPKDSHISFQCESMALVEKRLKEMGISYVQSRVEEGGVHVDQLFFHDPDEFMIEVCNCDRLPVIPLAAGDPATDCQRSDDALTSHMSLMPCIKCFPQAKTTIV